The following coding sequences lie in one Apium graveolens cultivar Ventura chromosome 1, ASM990537v1, whole genome shotgun sequence genomic window:
- the LOC141724223 gene encoding stress-response A/B barrel domain-containing protein HS1-like has product MGEIKHILLAKFTDETTPQEIENLIKGYANLVSLVPSMKSFHWGKDVSKENLHQGFTHVFESTFDSTEGIAEYVAHPDHVEFSNILLPKLEKVIVVDYKPTAVHL; this is encoded by the exons ATGGGAGAAATAAAGCACATACTGCTAGCAAAATTTACAGATGAAACAACCCCTCAAGAAATAGAGAATCTCATCAAGGGTTATGCTAATCTCGTCTCTCTCGTTCCCTCCATGAAATCTTTTCACTG GGGCAAGGATGTGAGCAAGGAGAACTTGCATCAAGGTTTTACCCATGTGTTTGAGTCGACCTTTGATAGCACAGAAGGTATTGCAGAATATGTAGCTCATCCTGACCATGTTGAGTTCTCAAATATTTTACTTCCTAAACTAGAGAAAGTGATCGTTGTTGATTACAAACCCACTGCTGTTCATCTCTGA
- the LOC141678332 gene encoding uncharacterized protein LOC141678332, translated as MVKVRMNTADVAAEVKCLRRLIGMRCSNVYDLSPKTYVFKLMNSSGQTESGESEKVLLLMESGVRLHTTEYVRDKSNTPSGYTLKLRKHIRTRRLEDVRQLGYDRIVLFQFGLGANAHYVILELYAQGNIILTDSDFMVMTLLRSHRDDDKGLAIMSRHQYPLDMCRVFERTTSAKVQDALASKRELENSLHEEVTEIGDTVSDVPKGKQNRKNTKSTDSKAKSASSKQLTLKVALGEALGYGPGILEHIILDADLAPNLKLTKDFELDNAVLQALLKAIEKFEDWLEDVIKGDKIPEGYILMQRKVLGKDSSNSETQSSNQIYDEFCPLMLNQFKTRDSLKFETFDASLDEFYSKIESQRSEQQQKAKESSAMQKLNKIRTDQENRVHILKREVDNSVKMAELIEYNLEDVDAAILAVRVALANGMTWEDLARMVKEEKKSGNPVAGLIDKLYLEKNCMTLLLSNNLDEMDDDEKTQPADKVEVDLALSAYANARRWYEMKKKQESKQEKTISAHEKAFKAAERKTRLQLSQEKTVAAITHMRKVHWFEKFNWFISSENYLVISGRDAQQNEMIVKRYMSKGDLYVHAELHGASSTIIKNHKPENPVPPLTLNQAGCFTVCHSQAWDSKIVTSAWWVYPHQVSKTAPTGEYLTVGSFMIRGKKNFLPPHPLVMGFGMLFRLDESSLGSHLNERRIRGEEEGINENEEREQFKELSDSESEDKILETKHDQPSETTPELTREEPKLEMLPTVGGPGSHPNLSDVKSVNNTQTSVEAKATSYDKYTGSETYGTAINSVTPQLEDLIDRALELGPASASAKNYGFQGSQEETARENLKDGKNAQREKPYVSKAERRKQKKGQKSDSVNGSVDHGKKQAVENNSDTVSESDKQNQFPRAGGGGGKLSRGQKGKLKKMKEKYADQDEEERRIRMALLASAGKVQTSVMEPKPQEVAAVAKPLTGPEDSAKICYKCKKVGHLSRDCQEHPDEAVQSRAGTGPQNNSTSRVDIGDNEMDRIAMEEDDIHEIGEEEKEKLNDVDYLTGNPLPNDILLYAVPVCGPYNALQSYKYRVKIIPGTAKRGKAAKMSMNLFGHMPEATQREKELMKACTDPELVAAIIGNVKVSATGLNQLKQKEKKGKKASRQKS; from the exons aTGGTGAAGGTACGTATGAACACCGCTGACGTGGCAGCTGAGGTGAAATGTTTGCGCCGATTGATCGGAATGCGTTGCTCCAATGTCTACGATTTGTCTCCCAAG ACGTACGTGTTTAAGCTTATGAATAGCAGTGGACAAACTGAATCCGGAGAGAGTGAGAAAGTTTTGTTGTTGATGGAAAGCGGTGTTAGGTTGCATACAACTGAATATGTTCG GGACAAGAGCAATACACCTTCTGGGTACACACTTAAACTGCGGAAACACATCAGGACCAGAAGGCTCGAGGATGTGCGGCAACTTGGATATGATAGG ATAGTTCTCTTTCAATTTGGACTGGGTGCCAATGCGCATTATGTGATATTAGAGCTATATGCCCAAGGAAATATAATTCTTACTGATTCTGATTTTATGGTCATGACTCTTCTCCGATCACACAG GGATGATGACAAAGGATTGGCAATTATGTCACGACACCAATATCCATTAGACATGTGTCGAGTTTTTGAGAGAACTACAAGTGCAAAGGTACAGGATGCCCTTGCATCTAAAAGGGAACTTGAAAACAGTTTACATGAGGAAGTTACTGAAATAGGGGATACTGTTTCCGATGTACCAAAAGGAAAGCAAAACCGAAAAAATACAAAGTCTACTGATTCTAAGGCAAAAAGTGCCAGTTCCAAGCAACTAACCTTGAAGGTTGCTCTTGGGGAAGCATTGGGTTATGGGCCGGGAATATTAGAACATATTATTCTGGATGCTGATTTGGCTCCAAATTTGAAACTCACAAAGGATTTCGAACTAGACAATGCTGTTCTTCAGGCTCTGTTAAAAGCTATTGAGAAGTTTGAGGACTGGCTTGAGGACGTTATTAAAGGAGATAAAATCCCTGAAGGATACATCTTAATGCAGCGGAAAGTTTTGGGGAAGGACTCCAGTAATTCTGAAACACAAAGCTCTAATCAG ATCTACGATGAATTCTGCCCGTTGATGTTGAACCAGTTCAAGACAAGGGATTCTCTGAAGTTTGAGACATTTGATGCATCACTGGACGAGTTCTATAGTAAAATTGAGTCTCAAAGGTCCGAACAACAGCAGAAGGCGAAAGAGAGCTCTGCAATGCAGAAACTTAATAAAATACGCACTGATCAG GAAAATCGTGTACATATATTGAAAAGAGAAGTTGATAATAGTGTTAAAATGGCGGAACTGATAGAGTACAATTTAGAAGATGTTGATGCTGCTATATTAGCTGTTCGTGTTGCTCTGGCAAATGGTATGACTTGGGAAGATCTAGCTCGCATGGTGAAAGAGGAGAAAAAATCCGGGAATCCTGTGGCTGGCCTTATTGACAAGCTCTACCTTGAAAAGAATTGCATGACACTTCTTTTAAGTAATAATCTGGATGAAATGGATGATGACGAAAAGACACAACCTGCGGATAAG GTGGAAGTTGACCTGGCACTTTCAGCATATGCTAATGCACGACGCTGGTACGAAATGAAGAAAAAGCAGGAAAGCAAACAGGAAAAGACAATCTCAGCTCATGAAAAAGCCTTCAAAGCTGCTGAGAGAAAGACCCGGTTACAGCTTTCACAG GAAAAAACTGTTGCTGCAATAACACATATGCGCAAAGTTCACTGGTTTGAAAAATTTAACTGGTTTATCAGCAGTGAAAATTATTTGGTTATCAGTGGACGAGATGCTCAACAAAATGAGATGATAGTCAAGCGTTACATGTCGAAAGGAGATTT GTATGTTCATGCAGAACTTCATGGAGCTTCTAGCACCATAATCAAAAACCATAAGCCGGAAAATCCTGTGCCGCCTCTTACTTTAAATCAAGCTGGATGCTTCACT GTCTGCCACAGCCAGGCTTGGGACTCCAAGATTGTAACAAGTGCTTGGTGGGTTTATCCCCACCAGGTTAGTAAAACTGCTCCTACTGGAGAATATCTTACTGTTGGAAGTTTCATGATTCGGGGAAAGAAGAATTTTCTTCCTCCACACCCCCTTGTCATGGGGTTTGGGATGTTATTCCGTTTGGATGAAAGTTCTTTGGGGTCCCATTTGAATGAAAGGAGGATAAGGGGTGAAGAGGAAGGAATCAATGAAAATGAAGAACGTGAGCAATTTAAAGAACTCTCGGACTCCGAGTCCGAGGACAAAATTTTAGAAACGAAGCATGATCAACCATCTGAAACTACTCCAGAGTTAACGAGAGAAGAACCAAAACTTGAAATGTTACCTACTGTGGGTGGCCCTGGCAGTCATCCAAATTTATCTGATGTCAAATCCGTGAATAATACACAAACTTCTGTGGAAGCCAAGGCTACTTCGTATGACAAGTATACTGGATCTGAAACTTATGGAACAGCCATTAATTCTGTTACCCCACAGCTTGAGGATCTTATAGATAGAGCACTGGAGCTTGGTCCTGCTTCTGCATCTGCCAAAAATTATGGGTTCCAAGGTTCTCAAGAAGAAACTGCACGGGAAAATCTTAAAGATGGAAAAAATGCACAAAGAGAAAAGCCTTATGTCTCCAAAGCCGAGAGAAGAAAGCAGAAGAAAGGCCAGAAAAGTGATAGTGTTAATGGGTCTGTTGATCATGGGAAAAAACAGGCTGTTGAAAATAATAGCGATACAGTAAGCGAGTCTGACAAACAGAATCAATTTCCAAGGGCAGGTGGTGGTGGTGGAAAATTGAGCCGCGGGCAGAAGGGTAAACTGAAGAAGATGAAGGAAAAGTATGCTGATCAAGATGAGGAGGAAAGGAGAATTCGAATGGCCTTACTTGCT TCTGCTGGAAAAGTACAAACTAGCGTTATGGAGCCTAAGCCTCAAGAAGTGGCAGCTGTGGCAAAACCGCTTACTG GTCCTGAAGATTCGGCAAAGATATGCTATAAATGTAAGAAGGTAGGTCATCTGTCTCGTGATTGTCAAGAGCATCcggatgaagctgtgcagagtcGTGCAGGTACTGGACCCCAGAACAATTCAACCAGCAGAGTTGATATAGGTGATAATGAGATGGATAGGATAGCCATGGAAGAAGATGATATTCACGAGATTGGTGAAGAAGAGAAAGAGAAATTGAATGATGTGGATTATTTGACCGGAAATCCATTGCCCAATGACATCCTATTGTACGCTGTACCTGTTTGTGGCCCTTATAATGCACTGCAATCATACAAATATAGAGTCAAGATAATCCCAGGCACAGCTAAGAGAGGAAAAG CTGCCAAGATGTCTATGAACTTGTTTGGTCACATGCCTGAGGCAACACAGAGAGAAAAGGAACTGATGAAAGCATGTACAGATCCTGAGCTTGTTGCTGCAATAATTGGCAACGTCAAAGTGTCTGCCACAGGCCTTAATCAGCTGAAGCAGAAAGAAAAGAAGGGAAAGAAAGCTAGCAGACAAAAGAGCTAG